The following are encoded in a window of Chondrinema litorale genomic DNA:
- a CDS encoding Gfo/Idh/MocA family protein: MSEKKTEQSDNSRRSFIKKGAIASSVFIVPRHVLGGVGYTAPSDKLNIAAIGAGGKGASDIRNASVNGRENIVALCDVDFAGSAKASVEKFPKAKLYADYREMLEKQKDIDAVTISTPDHVHGPAAAFAMERGKHVYVQKPMTHNIREARMLTEMAREHKIVSQMGNQGGSNELLKMVQKWVDSGVIGNIHKVQIWTNRPVWPQGGAMPAPDESQKPADLNWDLWLGPSKKIPYTPNLHPFNWRGWWEYGTGALGDVGCHLIDIPFRTLGLMYPKDAECSVSSIFSQMWTPDYHPEGCPPSSFITLHFDATDKTKSPIEMTWSDGGIKPSHPEIIPADHDIGGKGGSNGVLILGDKGLISTNINDSSPLMPKLYLNDGTTEFGPEVEKNDEPEYGHQRKWVDACKAGFNSTEHKGLTSSFDYAGPMTETVLMGNLAIRSYMLRKETADGKMEFFGRKKLLWDGEKMKITNLEEANQFVGRTYRKGWEV, translated from the coding sequence ATGAGTGAAAAAAAGACAGAACAATCTGACAATTCCCGCAGGTCTTTTATAAAAAAAGGAGCAATAGCTTCTTCGGTATTTATAGTACCCAGACATGTGCTTGGAGGTGTTGGATATACCGCCCCTAGTGATAAGCTAAACATCGCTGCAATTGGCGCTGGTGGAAAAGGAGCTAGTGACATTAGAAATGCATCTGTAAATGGTAGAGAAAATATTGTTGCCCTTTGCGATGTAGATTTTGCTGGTTCAGCCAAAGCCTCAGTTGAGAAATTCCCAAAAGCAAAACTCTATGCAGATTACAGAGAGATGCTTGAAAAACAAAAAGACATTGATGCGGTAACCATTTCTACACCAGACCACGTGCATGGTCCGGCTGCTGCCTTTGCTATGGAAAGAGGCAAGCATGTTTACGTGCAAAAACCTATGACCCACAACATCAGAGAAGCTAGAATGCTTACTGAGATGGCTAGAGAGCATAAAATTGTGAGCCAAATGGGTAACCAAGGTGGTTCTAACGAACTGCTAAAAATGGTTCAAAAATGGGTGGACTCTGGCGTAATAGGAAACATTCATAAAGTACAAATCTGGACTAACAGACCTGTTTGGCCGCAAGGTGGCGCTATGCCAGCACCAGATGAGAGCCAAAAACCTGCTGACCTTAATTGGGATTTATGGTTAGGGCCATCTAAAAAAATACCTTATACACCAAACTTGCATCCATTTAACTGGAGAGGCTGGTGGGAATACGGAACAGGTGCTTTAGGTGATGTTGGATGCCACTTAATAGACATACCTTTTAGAACTTTAGGATTGATGTATCCGAAAGATGCAGAATGTAGTGTGAGTTCGATCTTCTCTCAAATGTGGACACCAGACTACCATCCAGAAGGTTGCCCTCCATCTTCTTTCATTACATTACATTTTGATGCTACTGATAAAACCAAGTCTCCAATCGAGATGACATGGAGCGATGGTGGTATTAAACCTTCGCATCCAGAAATTATTCCTGCTGACCATGACATTGGAGGCAAAGGCGGTTCTAATGGCGTATTGATATTGGGTGATAAAGGATTGATTTCTACCAACATCAACGATAGTTCACCATTAATGCCTAAGCTCTATTTAAATGATGGCACTACAGAATTTGGCCCAGAAGTAGAAAAAAATGATGAACCAGAATATGGACATCAACGCAAGTGGGTAGATGCTTGTAAAGCCGGATTTAATAGTACAGAGCACAAAGGTCTTACTTCTTCATTTGATTATGCTGGCCCAATGACAGAAACTGTTTTAATGGGTAATTTGGCTATTCGTAGCTATATGCTCAGAAAAGAAACAGCCGATGGTAAAATGGAGTTCTTTGGTCGTAAAAAATTACTCTGGGATGGTGAAAAAATGAAAATCACTAACCTCGAAGAGGCCAACCAATTTGTAGGAAGAACCTACAGAAAAGGCTGGGAAGTTTAA
- a CDS encoding MarC family protein, with protein sequence MASSIIEFLVMLNPFALFLYLEPIRKDLSHKNFINVIFKATIISLVICLFFFFTGEHIFETVFKIDFESFRIFGGIIIFSYAYLFIVKGQKALIMIKEDLDDLASEIALPFMVGAGSISLSIIVSYRHTTLIGSIILVVVFFTNFLTIFLLKRLRDSLEGKRMKTAFDKNMEVLLRLNGFFIGAIGVSMIITGIKNMFGVM encoded by the coding sequence ATGGCATCATCGATTATTGAATTTTTAGTTATGCTTAATCCTTTTGCTCTTTTCCTGTATCTGGAACCGATAAGAAAAGATTTAAGCCACAAAAATTTTATAAATGTAATTTTTAAGGCCACGATAATCTCACTTGTAATTTGTTTGTTCTTCTTTTTTACTGGCGAACATATCTTTGAAACAGTTTTTAAAATAGATTTTGAGTCATTCAGAATTTTTGGTGGAATTATCATTTTCTCTTATGCTTATTTATTTATCGTAAAAGGTCAAAAAGCTTTAATCATGATAAAAGAAGACCTTGACGATTTGGCATCGGAAATTGCTTTGCCTTTTATGGTTGGTGCTGGTTCTATTTCTTTAAGTATTATAGTTTCTTATAGACATACAACTTTAATTGGCTCCATTATTTTGGTGGTGGTTTTCTTTACAAATTTTTTAACAATATTTCTATTAAAAAGGCTGCGAGATTCTTTAGAGGGAAAGCGCATGAAAACAGCTTTTGATAAAAATATGGAAGTTTTATTAAGACTCAATGGCTTCTTTATAGGAGCAATAGGAGTGAGTATGATCATTACCGGAATCAAAAATATGTTTGGTGTTATGTAA
- a CDS encoding heme-binding domain-containing protein, translating to MGKKIGIVIVAILVIIQFFRPEKNDSNVQTASVATKYQLPDDVDQILSVACYDCHSNKTNYPWYSNIQPVAWWLDGHIKDGKRHLNFSEFTNAPIAVQNHKFEETAEVIEHNEMPLDSYTAMGFHKEAHLTEEQKTTLINWAQSQMDFLEANYPADSLKMPRRGGGNPPPRD from the coding sequence ATGGGAAAGAAAATCGGAATAGTAATAGTAGCCATTCTGGTTATTATTCAATTCTTTAGACCAGAAAAAAATGACTCAAACGTACAAACCGCTAGTGTAGCTACAAAGTATCAATTACCAGATGATGTTGACCAGATTCTTTCTGTAGCATGTTACGACTGTCACAGTAACAAAACTAATTACCCTTGGTATTCGAATATTCAACCTGTAGCATGGTGGTTAGACGGCCACATAAAAGATGGAAAAAGGCACTTGAATTTTTCTGAATTTACAAATGCACCAATAGCAGTTCAAAACCATAAGTTTGAAGAGACCGCAGAAGTAATCGAACATAACGAAATGCCGCTTGATTCATACACGGCGATGGGTTTCCACAAAGAGGCTCATTTAACCGAAGAACAAAAAACTACTTTGATTAATTGGGCTCAGTCGCAAATGGATTTTTTAGAAGCCAATTATCCGGCCGATAGTTTAAAAATGCCACGTAGAGGAGGTGGAAATCCTCCACCAAGAGATTAA
- a CDS encoding DUF4382 domain-containing protein, protein MNKFRILKATLFCTISLLFFASCDDENDQNAKIQVSLIDAPADYEAVLIDIEDVQINVNEDEDDESGWQSLEGSELGVYDLLTLTNGEEAFLGEIELPAGKISQIRLILGDGNELTIDGSNVDLKVPSGSQSGLKLNIHQEVEGGITYKLVIDFDAAKSVVKAGNSGNYNLKPVIRAKMEALTGAINGVVDPADVNTVVYGIMNSDSVSTYPNENGEYLLRALEAGTYTVVAVPTEESGYETISVEDVTVSVGEITTIDTINFVN, encoded by the coding sequence ATGAACAAATTTAGAATCCTAAAAGCTACCTTATTTTGCACTATCAGTTTACTGTTTTTCGCTTCTTGCGATGATGAAAATGATCAAAATGCGAAGATTCAAGTGAGCTTAATCGATGCTCCTGCTGACTACGAAGCTGTTTTAATCGATATCGAAGACGTACAGATTAATGTAAATGAAGACGAAGATGATGAAAGTGGCTGGCAGTCTTTAGAAGGTTCAGAACTAGGAGTTTACGATTTATTGACACTAACCAATGGTGAAGAAGCATTTCTTGGAGAAATAGAATTACCGGCTGGTAAAATTAGCCAAATTAGATTAATACTAGGAGATGGCAACGAATTAACCATCGATGGTAGTAATGTAGATTTAAAAGTGCCATCTGGCAGCCAAAGTGGTCTTAAACTCAACATTCATCAAGAAGTTGAAGGAGGTATTACTTACAAACTAGTAATAGATTTTGATGCTGCTAAATCAGTCGTTAAAGCAGGCAACTCTGGCAACTACAATCTTAAGCCAGTAATTAGAGCTAAAATGGAAGCACTTACAGGTGCAATTAATGGTGTTGTAGACCCAGCAGATGTAAACACAGTAGTTTATGGAATTATGAATAGTGATAGTGTGTCTACCTATCCGAACGAAAATGGTGAGTATTTGCTAAGAGCTTTAGAAGCCGGAACTTATACTGTTGTTGCAGTTCCAACAGAAGAAAGTGGATACGAAACAATCAGTGTAGAAGATGTAACAGTTTCAGTAGGTGAAATCACAACAATAGATACTATCAATTTTGTGAATTAA